In the genome of Pseudorca crassidens isolate mPseCra1 chromosome 12, mPseCra1.hap1, whole genome shotgun sequence, one region contains:
- the AP1B1 gene encoding AP-1 complex subunit beta-1 isoform X1, with amino-acid sequence MTDSKYFTTTKKGEIFELKAELNSDKKEKKKEAVKKVIASMTVGKDVSALFPDVVNCMQTDNLELKKLVYLYLMNYAKSQPDMAIMAVNTFVKDCEDPNPLIRALAVRTMGCIRVDKITEYLCEPLRKCLKDEDPYVRKTAAVCVAKLHDINAQLVEDQGFLDTLKDLISDSNPMVVANAVAALSEIAESHPSSNLLDLNPQSINKLLTALNECTEWGQIFILDCLANYTPKDDREAQSICERVTPRLSHANSAVVLSAVKVLMKFMEMLSKDLDYYGTLLKKLAPPLVTLLSAEPELQYVALRNINLIVQKRPEILKHEMKVFFVKYNDPIYVKLEKLDIMIRLASQANIAQVLAELKEYATEVDVDFVRKAVRAIGRCAIKVEQSAERCVSTLLDLIQTKVNYVVQEAIVVIKDIFRKYPNKYESVIATLCENLDSLDEPEARAAMIWIVGEYAERIDNADELLESFLEGFHDESTQVQLQLLTAIVKLFLKKPTETQELVQQVLSLATQDSDNPDLRDRGYIYWRLLSTDPVAAKEVVLAEKPLISEETDLIEPTLLDELICYIGTLASVYHKPPSAFVEGGRGVVHKSLPPRTASSESTESPETAPAGAPPGEQLDVIPTQGDLLGDLLNLDLGPPVSGPPLATSSVQMGAVDLLGSGLDSLMGDEPEGIGASNFVSPPAAAVPANLGAPMGSGLSDLFDLTSGVGTLSGSYVAPKAVWLPAMKAKGLEISGTFTRQVGSISMDLQLTNKALQVMTDFAIQFNRNSFGLAPAAPLQVHAPLSPNQTVEISLPLNTVGSVMKMEPLNNLQVAVKNNIDVFYFSTLYPLHILFVEDGKMDRQMFLATWKDIPNENEAQFQIRDCPLNAEAVSSRLQSSNIFTIAKRNVEGQDMLYQSLKLTNGIWVLAELRIQPGNPSPLSLQLSLKCRAPEVSQHVYQAYETILKN; translated from the exons ATGACGGACTCAAAATATTTCACCACAACCAAGAAAG GGGAGATCTTCGAGCTGAAGGCAGAACTGAACAGTgacaagaaggagaagaagaaggaggcgGTGAAGAAAGTGATTGCGTCCATGACCGTGGGCAAAGATGTCAG TGCCCTCTTCCCCGACGTGGTGAACTGTATGCAGACGGACAACCTGGAGCTGAAAAAGCTGGTATACCTGTACTTGATGAACTATGCCAAGAGTCAGCCCGACATGGCCATCATGGCCGTCAACACCTTTGTGAAG GACTGTGAGGACCCCAACCCCCTGATCCGGGCCCTGGCTGTGCGGACCATGGGCTGCATCCGCGTTGACAAGATCACAGAGTACCTATGCGAGCCACTCCGGAAGTGCCTGAAGGACGAGGACCCATATGTGCGCAAGACGGCGGCCGTGTGCGTGGCCAAGCTCCACGACATCAATGCCCAGCTGGTAGAGGACCAGGGCTTCCTGGATACCCTTAAAGACCTCATCTCTGACTCTAACCCCATG GTGGTGGCAAACGCAGTGGCTGCCCTCTCGGAGATCGCCGAATCTCACCCCAGCAGCAACCTGCTCGATCTGAACCCGCAGTCCATTAACAAGCTGCTGACAGCCCTGAACGAGTGCACCGAGTGGGGCCAGATCTTCATCCTGGACTGCCTGGCCAACTACACACCCAAGGACGACCGGGAGGCCCAGAG CATCTGTGAGCGGGTCACCCCCAGGCTCTCCCACGCCAACTCCGCTGTAGTGTTGTCTGCTGTGAAGGTGCTGATGAAGTTCATGGAGATGTTGTCCAAGGACCTGGACTACTATGGCACGCTGCTCAAGAAGCTGGCCCCGCCCCTGGTCACACTGCTGTCGGCCGAACCGGAGCTGCAGTACGTGGCCCTGCGAAACATCAACCTCATCGTGCAGAAAAG GCCTGAGATCCTGAAGCACGAGATGAAGGTGTTCTTTGTGAAGTACAATGACCCCATCTACGTGAAGCTGGAGAAGCTGGACATCATGATCCGCCTGGCCTCCCAGGCCAACATCGCCCAG GTGTTGGCGGAGTTGAAAGAGTACGCTACAGAGGTGGATGTGGACTTTGTACGGAAGGCTGTGCGAGCCATTGGCCGTTGCGCCATCAAGGTGGAG CAATCTGCCGAGCGCTGCGTGAGCACACTGCTCGATCTCATCCAGACCAAGGTCAACTACGTGGTCCAGGAAGCCATCGTGGTCATCAAGGACATCTTCCGCAAGTACCCCAACAA GTATGAGAGCGTGATCGCCACGCTGTGCGAGAACCTGGATTCCCTGGACGAGCCTGAGGCCCGGGCCGCCATGATCTGGATAGTGGGCGAGTACGCCGAGCGGATAGACAACGCGGATGAGCTGCTCGAGAGCTTCCTAGAGGGCTTCCATGACGAGAGCACCCAG GTCCAGCTGCAGCTGCTGACAGCCATCGTGAAACTCTTTCTGAAGAAGCCGACAGAGACTCAGGAGCTGGTGCAGCAGGTCCTCAGCTTGGCCACTCAG GACTCAGACAACCCGGACCTGCGAGACCGCGGCTACATCTACTGGCGCTTGCTCTCCACGGACCCCGTGGCTGCCAAGGAGGTGGTGCTGGCGGAGAAGCCGCTCATCTCGGAGGAGACAGACCTCATCGAGCCGACGCTGCTGGACGAGCTCATCTGCTACATCGGCACCCTGGCCTCCGTCTACCACAAGCCGCCCAGTGCCTTTGTGGAGGGGGGCCGGGGCGTCGTGCACAAGAGCCTGCCGCCCCGCACCGCCTC GAGTGAGAGCACAGAGAGCCCGGAGACGGCCCCTGCTGGAGCGCCCCCTGGCGAGCAGCTGGATGTCATCCCCACCCAGGGCGACCTGCTGGGCGACCTCCTCAACCTGGACCTTGGCCCTCCGGTGAGTGGCCCACCCCTGGCCACCTCCTCGGTGCAGATGGGAGCTGTGGACCTTCTCGGCAGCGGCCTCGACAGCCTG ATGGGGGATGAGCCTGAAGGG ATCGGGGCCTCCAACTTCGTGTCACCCCCAGCAGCAGCAGTACCAGCCAACCTAGGAGCACCCATGGGCAGTGGCCTGAGTGACCTCTTTGACCTGACCAGTGGCGTGGGCACCTTATCAGGATCATATGTGGCTCCCAAAGCA GTCTGGCTCCCAGCTATGAAGGCCAAAGGATTGGAGATCTCAGGCACCTTCACCCGCCAGGTGGGCTCCATCTCCATGGACCTGCAGCTGACCAACAAGGCCTTGCAGGTCATGACCGACTTTGCCATCCAGTTCAACCGCAACAG CTTTGGCCtggcccccgccgcccccctccAGGTCCATGCGCCGCTCAGCCCCAACCAGACTGTGGAGATCTCCCTGCCTCTCAACACGGTGGGCTCAGTCATGAAGATGGAGCCTCTGAACAACCTCCAG GTGGCCGTAAAGAACAACATTGACGTCTTCTACTTCAGCACCTTGTACCCGCTGCACATCCTCTTTGTGGAGGATGGGAAGATGG ACCGGCAGATGTTCCTGGCCACGTGGAAGGACATTCCCAATGAGAACGAAGCCCAGTTCCAGATCAGAGACTGCCCCCTGAATGCGG AGGCCGTGAGCAGTAGGCTGCAGAGCAGCAACATCTTCACCATCGCCAAGAGGAACGTGGAAGGCCAGGACATGCTTTACCAGTCCCTCAAGCTGACCAATGGCATCTGGGTGCTGGCGGAGCTGCGCATCCAGCCCGGCAACCCCAG ccctctctccctgcagctGTCCCTGAAGTGCCGAGCACCGGAGGTGTCCCAGCACGTGTACCAGGCCTATGAGACCATCCTCAAGAACTGA
- the AP1B1 gene encoding AP-1 complex subunit beta-1 isoform X2, translated as MTDSKYFTTTKKGEIFELKAELNSDKKEKKKEAVKKVIASMTVGKDVSALFPDVVNCMQTDNLELKKLVYLYLMNYAKSQPDMAIMAVNTFVKDCEDPNPLIRALAVRTMGCIRVDKITEYLCEPLRKCLKDEDPYVRKTAAVCVAKLHDINAQLVEDQGFLDTLKDLISDSNPMVVANAVAALSEIAESHPSSNLLDLNPQSINKLLTALNECTEWGQIFILDCLANYTPKDDREAQSICERVTPRLSHANSAVVLSAVKVLMKFMEMLSKDLDYYGTLLKKLAPPLVTLLSAEPELQYVALRNINLIVQKRPEILKHEMKVFFVKYNDPIYVKLEKLDIMIRLASQANIAQVLAELKEYATEVDVDFVRKAVRAIGRCAIKVEQSAERCVSTLLDLIQTKVNYVVQEAIVVIKDIFRKYPNKYESVIATLCENLDSLDEPEARAAMIWIVGEYAERIDNADELLESFLEGFHDESTQVQLQLLTAIVKLFLKKPTETQELVQQVLSLATQDSDNPDLRDRGYIYWRLLSTDPVAAKEVVLAEKPLISEETDLIEPTLLDELICYIGTLASVYHKPPSAFVEGGRGVVHKSLPPRTASSESTESPETAPAGAPPGEQLDVIPTQGDLLGDLLNLDLGPPVSGPPLATSSVQMGAVDLLGSGLDSLMGDEPEGIGASNFVSPPAAAVPANLGAPMGSGLSDLFDLTSGVGTLSGSYVAPKAVWLPAMKAKGLEISGTFTRQVGSISMDLQLTNKALQVMTDFAIQFNRNSFGLAPAAPLQVHAPLSPNQTVEISLPLNTVGSVMKMEPLNNLQVAVKNNIDVFYFSTLYPLHILFVEDGKMDRQMFLATWKDIPNENEAQFQIRDCPLNAEAVSSRLQSSNIFTIAKRNVEGQDMLYQSLKLTNGIWVLAELRIQPGNPSFMLSLKCRAPEVSQHVYQAYETILKN; from the exons ATGACGGACTCAAAATATTTCACCACAACCAAGAAAG GGGAGATCTTCGAGCTGAAGGCAGAACTGAACAGTgacaagaaggagaagaagaaggaggcgGTGAAGAAAGTGATTGCGTCCATGACCGTGGGCAAAGATGTCAG TGCCCTCTTCCCCGACGTGGTGAACTGTATGCAGACGGACAACCTGGAGCTGAAAAAGCTGGTATACCTGTACTTGATGAACTATGCCAAGAGTCAGCCCGACATGGCCATCATGGCCGTCAACACCTTTGTGAAG GACTGTGAGGACCCCAACCCCCTGATCCGGGCCCTGGCTGTGCGGACCATGGGCTGCATCCGCGTTGACAAGATCACAGAGTACCTATGCGAGCCACTCCGGAAGTGCCTGAAGGACGAGGACCCATATGTGCGCAAGACGGCGGCCGTGTGCGTGGCCAAGCTCCACGACATCAATGCCCAGCTGGTAGAGGACCAGGGCTTCCTGGATACCCTTAAAGACCTCATCTCTGACTCTAACCCCATG GTGGTGGCAAACGCAGTGGCTGCCCTCTCGGAGATCGCCGAATCTCACCCCAGCAGCAACCTGCTCGATCTGAACCCGCAGTCCATTAACAAGCTGCTGACAGCCCTGAACGAGTGCACCGAGTGGGGCCAGATCTTCATCCTGGACTGCCTGGCCAACTACACACCCAAGGACGACCGGGAGGCCCAGAG CATCTGTGAGCGGGTCACCCCCAGGCTCTCCCACGCCAACTCCGCTGTAGTGTTGTCTGCTGTGAAGGTGCTGATGAAGTTCATGGAGATGTTGTCCAAGGACCTGGACTACTATGGCACGCTGCTCAAGAAGCTGGCCCCGCCCCTGGTCACACTGCTGTCGGCCGAACCGGAGCTGCAGTACGTGGCCCTGCGAAACATCAACCTCATCGTGCAGAAAAG GCCTGAGATCCTGAAGCACGAGATGAAGGTGTTCTTTGTGAAGTACAATGACCCCATCTACGTGAAGCTGGAGAAGCTGGACATCATGATCCGCCTGGCCTCCCAGGCCAACATCGCCCAG GTGTTGGCGGAGTTGAAAGAGTACGCTACAGAGGTGGATGTGGACTTTGTACGGAAGGCTGTGCGAGCCATTGGCCGTTGCGCCATCAAGGTGGAG CAATCTGCCGAGCGCTGCGTGAGCACACTGCTCGATCTCATCCAGACCAAGGTCAACTACGTGGTCCAGGAAGCCATCGTGGTCATCAAGGACATCTTCCGCAAGTACCCCAACAA GTATGAGAGCGTGATCGCCACGCTGTGCGAGAACCTGGATTCCCTGGACGAGCCTGAGGCCCGGGCCGCCATGATCTGGATAGTGGGCGAGTACGCCGAGCGGATAGACAACGCGGATGAGCTGCTCGAGAGCTTCCTAGAGGGCTTCCATGACGAGAGCACCCAG GTCCAGCTGCAGCTGCTGACAGCCATCGTGAAACTCTTTCTGAAGAAGCCGACAGAGACTCAGGAGCTGGTGCAGCAGGTCCTCAGCTTGGCCACTCAG GACTCAGACAACCCGGACCTGCGAGACCGCGGCTACATCTACTGGCGCTTGCTCTCCACGGACCCCGTGGCTGCCAAGGAGGTGGTGCTGGCGGAGAAGCCGCTCATCTCGGAGGAGACAGACCTCATCGAGCCGACGCTGCTGGACGAGCTCATCTGCTACATCGGCACCCTGGCCTCCGTCTACCACAAGCCGCCCAGTGCCTTTGTGGAGGGGGGCCGGGGCGTCGTGCACAAGAGCCTGCCGCCCCGCACCGCCTC GAGTGAGAGCACAGAGAGCCCGGAGACGGCCCCTGCTGGAGCGCCCCCTGGCGAGCAGCTGGATGTCATCCCCACCCAGGGCGACCTGCTGGGCGACCTCCTCAACCTGGACCTTGGCCCTCCGGTGAGTGGCCCACCCCTGGCCACCTCCTCGGTGCAGATGGGAGCTGTGGACCTTCTCGGCAGCGGCCTCGACAGCCTG ATGGGGGATGAGCCTGAAGGG ATCGGGGCCTCCAACTTCGTGTCACCCCCAGCAGCAGCAGTACCAGCCAACCTAGGAGCACCCATGGGCAGTGGCCTGAGTGACCTCTTTGACCTGACCAGTGGCGTGGGCACCTTATCAGGATCATATGTGGCTCCCAAAGCA GTCTGGCTCCCAGCTATGAAGGCCAAAGGATTGGAGATCTCAGGCACCTTCACCCGCCAGGTGGGCTCCATCTCCATGGACCTGCAGCTGACCAACAAGGCCTTGCAGGTCATGACCGACTTTGCCATCCAGTTCAACCGCAACAG CTTTGGCCtggcccccgccgcccccctccAGGTCCATGCGCCGCTCAGCCCCAACCAGACTGTGGAGATCTCCCTGCCTCTCAACACGGTGGGCTCAGTCATGAAGATGGAGCCTCTGAACAACCTCCAG GTGGCCGTAAAGAACAACATTGACGTCTTCTACTTCAGCACCTTGTACCCGCTGCACATCCTCTTTGTGGAGGATGGGAAGATGG ACCGGCAGATGTTCCTGGCCACGTGGAAGGACATTCCCAATGAGAACGAAGCCCAGTTCCAGATCAGAGACTGCCCCCTGAATGCGG AGGCCGTGAGCAGTAGGCTGCAGAGCAGCAACATCTTCACCATCGCCAAGAGGAACGTGGAAGGCCAGGACATGCTTTACCAGTCCCTCAAGCTGACCAATGGCATCTGGGTGCTGGCGGAGCTGCGCATCCAGCCCGGCAACCCCAGCTTCATG ctGTCCCTGAAGTGCCGAGCACCGGAGGTGTCCCAGCACGTGTACCAGGCCTATGAGACCATCCTCAAGAACTGA
- the AP1B1 gene encoding AP-1 complex subunit beta-1 isoform X4 translates to MTDSKYFTTTKKGEIFELKAELNSDKKEKKKEAVKKVIASMTVGKDVSALFPDVVNCMQTDNLELKKLVYLYLMNYAKSQPDMAIMAVNTFVKDCEDPNPLIRALAVRTMGCIRVDKITEYLCEPLRKCLKDEDPYVRKTAAVCVAKLHDINAQLVEDQGFLDTLKDLISDSNPMVVANAVAALSEIAESHPSSNLLDLNPQSINKLLTALNECTEWGQIFILDCLANYTPKDDREAQSICERVTPRLSHANSAVVLSAVKVLMKFMEMLSKDLDYYGTLLKKLAPPLVTLLSAEPELQYVALRNINLIVQKRPEILKHEMKVFFVKYNDPIYVKLEKLDIMIRLASQANIAQVLAELKEYATEVDVDFVRKAVRAIGRCAIKVEQSAERCVSTLLDLIQTKVNYVVQEAIVVIKDIFRKYPNKYESVIATLCENLDSLDEPEARAAMIWIVGEYAERIDNADELLESFLEGFHDESTQVQLQLLTAIVKLFLKKPTETQELVQQVLSLATQDSDNPDLRDRGYIYWRLLSTDPVAAKEVVLAEKPLISEETDLIEPTLLDELICYIGTLASVYHKPPSAFVEGGRGVVHKSLPPRTASSESTESPETAPAGAPPGEQLDVIPTQGDLLGDLLNLDLGPPVSGPPLATSSVQMGAVDLLGSGLDSLIGASNFVSPPAAAVPANLGAPMGSGLSDLFDLTSGVGTLSGSYVAPKAVWLPAMKAKGLEISGTFTRQVGSISMDLQLTNKALQVMTDFAIQFNRNSFGLAPAAPLQVHAPLSPNQTVEISLPLNTVGSVMKMEPLNNLQVAVKNNIDVFYFSTLYPLHILFVEDGKMDRQMFLATWKDIPNENEAQFQIRDCPLNAEAVSSRLQSSNIFTIAKRNVEGQDMLYQSLKLTNGIWVLAELRIQPGNPSFMLSLKCRAPEVSQHVYQAYETILKN, encoded by the exons ATGACGGACTCAAAATATTTCACCACAACCAAGAAAG GGGAGATCTTCGAGCTGAAGGCAGAACTGAACAGTgacaagaaggagaagaagaaggaggcgGTGAAGAAAGTGATTGCGTCCATGACCGTGGGCAAAGATGTCAG TGCCCTCTTCCCCGACGTGGTGAACTGTATGCAGACGGACAACCTGGAGCTGAAAAAGCTGGTATACCTGTACTTGATGAACTATGCCAAGAGTCAGCCCGACATGGCCATCATGGCCGTCAACACCTTTGTGAAG GACTGTGAGGACCCCAACCCCCTGATCCGGGCCCTGGCTGTGCGGACCATGGGCTGCATCCGCGTTGACAAGATCACAGAGTACCTATGCGAGCCACTCCGGAAGTGCCTGAAGGACGAGGACCCATATGTGCGCAAGACGGCGGCCGTGTGCGTGGCCAAGCTCCACGACATCAATGCCCAGCTGGTAGAGGACCAGGGCTTCCTGGATACCCTTAAAGACCTCATCTCTGACTCTAACCCCATG GTGGTGGCAAACGCAGTGGCTGCCCTCTCGGAGATCGCCGAATCTCACCCCAGCAGCAACCTGCTCGATCTGAACCCGCAGTCCATTAACAAGCTGCTGACAGCCCTGAACGAGTGCACCGAGTGGGGCCAGATCTTCATCCTGGACTGCCTGGCCAACTACACACCCAAGGACGACCGGGAGGCCCAGAG CATCTGTGAGCGGGTCACCCCCAGGCTCTCCCACGCCAACTCCGCTGTAGTGTTGTCTGCTGTGAAGGTGCTGATGAAGTTCATGGAGATGTTGTCCAAGGACCTGGACTACTATGGCACGCTGCTCAAGAAGCTGGCCCCGCCCCTGGTCACACTGCTGTCGGCCGAACCGGAGCTGCAGTACGTGGCCCTGCGAAACATCAACCTCATCGTGCAGAAAAG GCCTGAGATCCTGAAGCACGAGATGAAGGTGTTCTTTGTGAAGTACAATGACCCCATCTACGTGAAGCTGGAGAAGCTGGACATCATGATCCGCCTGGCCTCCCAGGCCAACATCGCCCAG GTGTTGGCGGAGTTGAAAGAGTACGCTACAGAGGTGGATGTGGACTTTGTACGGAAGGCTGTGCGAGCCATTGGCCGTTGCGCCATCAAGGTGGAG CAATCTGCCGAGCGCTGCGTGAGCACACTGCTCGATCTCATCCAGACCAAGGTCAACTACGTGGTCCAGGAAGCCATCGTGGTCATCAAGGACATCTTCCGCAAGTACCCCAACAA GTATGAGAGCGTGATCGCCACGCTGTGCGAGAACCTGGATTCCCTGGACGAGCCTGAGGCCCGGGCCGCCATGATCTGGATAGTGGGCGAGTACGCCGAGCGGATAGACAACGCGGATGAGCTGCTCGAGAGCTTCCTAGAGGGCTTCCATGACGAGAGCACCCAG GTCCAGCTGCAGCTGCTGACAGCCATCGTGAAACTCTTTCTGAAGAAGCCGACAGAGACTCAGGAGCTGGTGCAGCAGGTCCTCAGCTTGGCCACTCAG GACTCAGACAACCCGGACCTGCGAGACCGCGGCTACATCTACTGGCGCTTGCTCTCCACGGACCCCGTGGCTGCCAAGGAGGTGGTGCTGGCGGAGAAGCCGCTCATCTCGGAGGAGACAGACCTCATCGAGCCGACGCTGCTGGACGAGCTCATCTGCTACATCGGCACCCTGGCCTCCGTCTACCACAAGCCGCCCAGTGCCTTTGTGGAGGGGGGCCGGGGCGTCGTGCACAAGAGCCTGCCGCCCCGCACCGCCTC GAGTGAGAGCACAGAGAGCCCGGAGACGGCCCCTGCTGGAGCGCCCCCTGGCGAGCAGCTGGATGTCATCCCCACCCAGGGCGACCTGCTGGGCGACCTCCTCAACCTGGACCTTGGCCCTCCGGTGAGTGGCCCACCCCTGGCCACCTCCTCGGTGCAGATGGGAGCTGTGGACCTTCTCGGCAGCGGCCTCGACAGCCTG ATCGGGGCCTCCAACTTCGTGTCACCCCCAGCAGCAGCAGTACCAGCCAACCTAGGAGCACCCATGGGCAGTGGCCTGAGTGACCTCTTTGACCTGACCAGTGGCGTGGGCACCTTATCAGGATCATATGTGGCTCCCAAAGCA GTCTGGCTCCCAGCTATGAAGGCCAAAGGATTGGAGATCTCAGGCACCTTCACCCGCCAGGTGGGCTCCATCTCCATGGACCTGCAGCTGACCAACAAGGCCTTGCAGGTCATGACCGACTTTGCCATCCAGTTCAACCGCAACAG CTTTGGCCtggcccccgccgcccccctccAGGTCCATGCGCCGCTCAGCCCCAACCAGACTGTGGAGATCTCCCTGCCTCTCAACACGGTGGGCTCAGTCATGAAGATGGAGCCTCTGAACAACCTCCAG GTGGCCGTAAAGAACAACATTGACGTCTTCTACTTCAGCACCTTGTACCCGCTGCACATCCTCTTTGTGGAGGATGGGAAGATGG ACCGGCAGATGTTCCTGGCCACGTGGAAGGACATTCCCAATGAGAACGAAGCCCAGTTCCAGATCAGAGACTGCCCCCTGAATGCGG AGGCCGTGAGCAGTAGGCTGCAGAGCAGCAACATCTTCACCATCGCCAAGAGGAACGTGGAAGGCCAGGACATGCTTTACCAGTCCCTCAAGCTGACCAATGGCATCTGGGTGCTGGCGGAGCTGCGCATCCAGCCCGGCAACCCCAGCTTCATG ctGTCCCTGAAGTGCCGAGCACCGGAGGTGTCCCAGCACGTGTACCAGGCCTATGAGACCATCCTCAAGAACTGA